The genomic stretch GTGATGGGCACCTCGAAGCCGTTCGCGGTGTGGATGGACGGGTTGTTCTGGTTGAAGACGTAGACACCGCCGCCGTAGAGCCGGTGCGTCTTCACCGTGTCGCCGACCTTGTAGCCCGCCCAGCCCAGGACGCCCCCATGCCCCCAGTCGGCCTGGGTCGGCGGGTCGTAGGGCAGCTCGTTCTGGTACAGGATCGTCGTGCCGTTCTCGCCGTTCCAGACCGTGTTGTCCTGCTGGAAGTGTTCGACGAACAGGCCGGTCGCCGTCACGTTGTCCCCGCTCACCACCACGCCGTTGCGGCCGAGGTTGGTGGTCCAGCGCTCGGTGTCGCCGGAGAAGCCCTCGACCCCGTGGTCCGCGCGCCACACCCAGGCGTGGTCGATCAGGACGTTGTTGCTGCTCACCTCCAGGCCGATGTCCGCCTTGCCGACATGCGGCCCGCCGACGCGGAAGTACACGTCGCTGAGGGTGATCGGGTTGCCGGGGTCGCTGAACCGGCGGGGCAGGCCCCACGCGCGCCGCGCACCCACCCGCAGGAGGGCGGGCGAGGTCTCCCCCCCGGCGTCGAACATCAGGCCCGAGACCGTCGCGCCGGTGGCCGTGTCCGCCACCACCAGGGGGACGGCACCGCCCCGCGCGGTCAGGGTGGCCAGGCCCAGCCCCAGCACGACCGTGTTCGCCCGCCACACCACGAGGGGCAGGTTGATGTCGTACACGCCCGGCGTGAAGAGCAGGTGGCGGCCCCGCGCGAGTTGCCCGTTGATGGTGGCCGCCGAGTCGCCCGGCCTCGCGACGAAGAAGTCCGAGAGCGGAATCGTGCGGCCCGCGCCCGGCCCACCCCGCCAGGAGACGCCGCGCGAGTTCGTCCTCGCCTGGGGCACGACCACGCTCAGGCGCCCCCCCGCGTCCGTGGTCAGGTACGGCTTCTCGCGGCTGACGGGGGTGGTATCCAGCGTCGTGTAGGGCGGATTCGGGAACCCGGCCTCGCTCGGCGCGCCCTCGACCCCCGCGAAGACCTGGTTCCACACGCCGTTCGACCACTGGCCGATGACGCTGTTGCGCGTCAGGAACTGCTGCTGCGACCCGTTGATGACGGTGCCCGCCCTGGAGTCGGCGATAAAGCCGCCGCTGGCGTACTGCGGCCCGGCGGTGCAGTAGTCCATCAGGCTGAGGTTGCCCCCGACGATGTCCACCCGCCGCATGGGCGCGGCCTGCGAGACCGCCCAGAAGTTGGCCGAGGCGCGGCAGCCGTCCTGGCCGGTGCCGTTGACGTTGATGGTCAGGTTGGACAGCGAGCGCCAGAAGTTCACGAGCGCCAGGCAGTTGCTCGTCCCGCCGCCCCCCAGACAGCGGTTGTAGACCTCGACCTTGCCGTTGATCGTCACGTCACCCGGCGAGGCGCCCAGGCCCGCGACCTCGGTGTAGTAACCGACCTGGATGTGCAATGGCCGGGTGGCCGTGCCGTACACACCCGGCTTGAAGAGCAGCGCGTACCGCCCGGAGCCCATCTCGCTGTCGACCTGCCGGGCGCTGACCGCGTCGACCTTCGCCTGAATCTCGGCGAGCGGCATGCCCGGATCGAAGATGATGACGTTCGGGCCGAGGTCGCCCTGCGCCTGGGCGGCGAGGGCCGGGTGGTCGGCCCCGGCGACCGGGGAGGGCTGCTGCCCGCAGGCACTCAGGGCCAGGGTCAGCCCCGCCAGCAGGGTGACGGCCCGGCTTCTGGCCTGGCCCGGACGGCTGGGCTCGGAAGCGTTCCGGGAGAGGTGACCCACCTGGTGATGGTGTCGCATCGGCATCCTTTCGGGGGGCGAACCCCTGTCTGAGTGATCGGCTCTTCCCGGGCTGGGCGGCGGGCAACGGGGTCCGGCGTGTTCTCCTTTCCGCCCCCGGTTCGGCGCCTGGTGAGGCGCGGGGACACCTCTCGCGGGAGGCCGCCGAGCTGTCAGGGCTGTTCGGGCGGGGAGCAGGCTCAGGACGCACCATACACCCGAAACTCGGGGACGAGGAGCGAGGAGATCAACTGGCTGAGGACTCCAGAATTGTAGCGCTATAACTGCGCAGGAGCAACCCCCGGAGTGTGGTCCAGGGCCGCTGCGGAGGTCCGCAACGCTGGCCCTGTGTGCACTCGTCAACGCCGGACCAATCCCCGCCACCCGATAGTGATATGGATCACAATACGAGTTGGTGGAGACCGGCGAGGCCCGGCCCGCTTCTCGCCGGCAGGAGGAAGGCATGACCCCAACGCCTGTTGCGGAACAACTTGCGGCGGTGGCGGAGGCGCAACGCTTCTCGGGCGCCGTCGCCCTCTCCCGCGCGGGGGAGGTTCTGTTCGGGGGGGGCTGCGCCGGGGCCATGCGGCGGGCCGCCCTCGACCTCGCTCGGCTGCTCTGAGGGTCGGCCGCTGACAGGGCGCGGTGGGGAGGATGGCGGGCGCCCCCCGTCGGCCCACCACGGGTGCGGGACCGCGCAGAGGGGGCCTGACCCCGTCAGGAGAAGTGGGTGTCGAGGTCGCGGTACGCCTGGAACATGTTCCCGAGATCGTCCGCCCCGGGGAAACCGAGGCGGCGGTACGCCTCCGGGCTCACCTCGTGGTACACCACCTCGCGCCCGAGCGCCTCTCCCAGAATCCGGGCCATCTCCGACCCCGAGAGGTGTTCCCCGGCGACCCCGATGCGCTGCCCGGCCAGTTCCAGCCCGCGCTTGAAGATGCCGTAGGCGACCCTGCCGATATCCCGCGCCGCCACGCCCGCCATCTTCTTGTCGCCCAGCGGAAAGGTGAGGGCGAGCCGCCCGTCCGGGCCCGGCCTGGGGCCCATGCCGAACCGCACGAGGTTGTCCCAGGAGGACGGGGCTACAGGAAGGTGGTGGGCACGCCCAGCCCGGTGAAGAGCGCGTTGGCCTCGCCCTTGCCGTCGAAGTGCGGGACCTTGTAGCGCCCACGCAGGGTGGGCATCCGGTCGTCGTCCAGGGGCACCAGGGTGCGGATGTCCTCCAGGGTGGACCAGACGACGTGCTGGATGCGGGCGTCACGGGCCGCCCGCCTAGGTCAGCTCGCGCTCGGGCGAGAAATGCTCCCAGAAGTTGGTGACGGCAAAGAGGCCATACGCCCCCTGAAACGCCGCCCGCAGGCTCCCCGGGGCGTCCATGTCGGCGGCGACCACCCCGGCGCCGAGCTCGCGCAGGGAGCGCGCCCGGTCGGACTCCGGGTTCCGGGTGACGGCGCGCACCGCGAACGTCCGTTCCGGGTCTTCCAGGATGGCGCGGACCAGCCCCCCGCCCTGCGCTCCTGTGGCGCCCAGCACCACGATGATGGGTTGCTCTGCCGTGTGGGTCATCCCCGGGCCTCCTCGTGCCGCCGGGAACGAACAATCATGGCCGCCCTGCTCACGCCGCTCCATCCCTCCCCGGCCCCCCTTCACCGCCCGGTCCAGTGCTCATCGGCCTCCCCCTC from Deinococcus aerius encodes the following:
- a CDS encoding NmrA family NAD(P)-binding protein yields the protein MTHTAEQPIIVVLGATGAQGGGLVRAILEDPERTFAVRAVTRNPESDRARSLRELGAGVVAADMDAPGSLRAAFQGAYGLFAVTNFWEHFSPERELT
- a CDS encoding adenylyl cyclase, with product MRHHHQVGHLSRNASEPSRPGQARSRAVTLLAGLTLALSACGQQPSPVAGADHPALAAQAQGDLGPNVIIFDPGMPLAEIQAKVDAVSARQVDSEMGSGRYALLFKPGVYGTATRPLHIQVGYYTEVAGLGASPGDVTINGKVEVYNRCLGGGGTSNCLALVNFWRSLSNLTINVNGTGQDGCRASANFWAVSQAAPMRRVDIVGGNLSLMDYCTAGPQYASGGFIADSRAGTVINGSQQQFLTRNSVIGQWSNGVWNQVFAGVEGAPSEAGFPNPPYTTLDTTPVSREKPYLTTDAGGRLSVVVPQARTNSRGVSWRGGPGAGRTIPLSDFFVARPGDSAATINGQLARGRHLLFTPGVYDINLPLVVWRANTVVLGLGLATLTARGGAVPLVVADTATGATVSGLMFDAGGETSPALLRVGARRAWGLPRRFSDPGNPITLSDVYFRVGGPHVGKADIGLEVSSNNVLIDHAWVWRADHGVEGFSGDTERWTTNLGRNGVVVSGDNVTATGLFVEHFQQDNTVWNGENGTTILYQNELPYDPPTQADWGHGGVLGWAGYKVGDTVKTHRLYGGGVYVFNQNNPSIHTANGFEVPITPGVRLHHIMTVNLGAGTIDHVVNGVGGPADTSRVGQPVYVTDYPTP
- a CDS encoding NmrA family NAD(P)-binding protein; translated protein: MGPRPGPDGRLALTFPLGDKKMAGVAARDIGRVAYGIFKRGLELAGQRIGVAGEHLSGSEMARILGEALGREVVYHEVSPEAYRRLGFPGADDLGNMFQAYRDLDTHFS